From Penicillium psychrofluorescens genome assembly, chromosome: 1, one genomic window encodes:
- a CDS encoding uncharacterized protein (ID:PFLUO_001506-T1.cds;~source:funannotate), whose translation MHIKTGLITGTCLLTFTLGANAKPLHRGIKAATYKAKAFRSASPNDVSSNVLELTKIKSAKGNKRSAAKLLFGGSTQLTSLEIGEEFATEIDIAGQKFQVIVDTGSSDTWVAESGFECVSVSNSSHVVPESECEFGPTYTSSSSFQQIPGEFFNITYGDGEFLNGIMGTNQITLAGIEVTQEMALVNYAGWDGDGVTSGLTGLAFPALTSAYSNSTKKQVQYNPIFTTMYEEGKILPLFSLAILRDVSGPSGYLTLGGLPPVFFVPVFTSTPILITTIQGYPTSYDFYSINIDGLKVNNKEITAAGGSSIQYIVDSGTTLNYYPTEFANQVNAAFDPPAVYSDAEGAYVVDCNAKAPRHGITINGKTFYINPLDMILEAGTDANGTTVCISGVDDGGAILTQDVYILGDTFQKNVVTIFDVGAAEMRFAPREYYSSNDHY comes from the exons ATGCATATCAAAACCGGCTTGATAACAGGAACTTGTCTCCTCACGTTTACACTTGGTGCCAATGCCAAGCCTTTACACAGGGGTATCAAGGCCGCTACATACAAGGCAAAGGCTTTCAGATCTGCCAGTCCGAACGATGTTAGCTCCAATGTCCTGGAGCTGACCAAGATCAAGTCTGCGAAGGGAAACAAGCGCAGTGCTGCCAAGCTTTTATTCGGCGGAAGCACCCAACTGACCTCCCTGGAAATTGGTGAGGAGTTTGCGACCGAGATCGACATTGCGGGACAGAAGTTCCAAGTTATCGTAGACACCGGCTCTAGTGATACCTGGGTCGCCGAGAGTGGGTTCGAATGTGTCTCTGTTTCCAACAGCAGTCACGTTGTTCCCGAGTCCGAGTGTGAGTTTGGTCCCACATATacgtccagctcctccttccagcagatcccTGGAGAATTCTTCAACATCACATATGGCGATGGCGAGTTCCTAAATGGCATCATGGGCACCAATCAGATCACCTTAGCAGGGATAGAGGTGACCCAGGAGATGGCTCTGGTCAACTATGCTGGGTGGGACGGCGATGGAGTTACTTCTGGTCTGACGGGTCTTGCATTTCCTGCTCT CACGAGTGCGTACTCTAACTCTACGAAGAAGCAAGTTCAATACAATCCGATTTTCACCACTATGTATGAGGAGGGCAAGATTCTGCCGCTCTTCAGTCTGGCCATCCTTCGTGATGTCTCAGGCCCATCTGGATATCTTACCCTTGGGGGTCTTCCTCCAGTCTTTTTCGTGCCCGTCTTTACCAGTACGCCCATTTTGATTACCACCATCCAGGGTTATCCCACTTCCTACGACTTTTACAGCATTAATATCGATGGCCTCAAGGTGAACAACAAGGAAATCACCGCCGCTGGAGGCTCTAGCATTCAATACATT GTTGATTCTGGCACTACTCTCAACTACTATCCCACGGAGTTTGCCAACCAAGTCAACGCCGCGTTTGACCCTCCCGCTGTCTACAGCGACGCCGAAGGTGCCTACGTTGTGGACTGTAACGCCAAGGCACCCCGACATGGTATTACTATCAACGGCAAGACCTTCTATATCAATCCCCTAGATATGATTCTCGAAGCTGGAACGGATGCAAATGGCACCACAGTTTGCATCAGCGGCGTTGATGACGGCGGAGCTATCTTGACGCAGGATGTCTACATTCTCGGCGACACTTTCCAGAAGAACGTAGTAACGATCTTTGATGTCGGTGCTGCGGAGATGAGATTCGCCCCCCGGGAGTATTATTCTTCTAACGATCATTATTGA
- a CDS encoding uncharacterized protein (ID:PFLUO_001504-T1.cds;~source:funannotate), protein MAKTLLSRYPWISSPFIVGAPMRVMSGPELATAVSRAGGLGFIGPGAKTQDTAADLAEASTLVQKAPGSSTLSSTHPLLPVGVGFQLWSDDLHIASTAIEKFRPCAVWLYAPRQNDEFDTWSRRIRDASPETQIWIQIGTLEEAKNLLKAAERPDVVVVQGAESGGHGRAKDGMGLMALFPEIADAMSHTSIPLIAAGGIADGRGVAAALCLGASGVAMGTRFLAARETRISRGYQDEVVRASNGAVSTTRTLLYNHLRGTRGWPEAYSPRTIINKSFLEQQEGKSFEELKKLHDEATKAGDLGWGPQGRLATYAGAGVGLIHEVKEAADIVCDVQQDARRRALSASTAI, encoded by the coding sequence ATGGCCAAAACCCTTCTGTCGCGATATCCCTGGATATCCAGCCCGTTTATTGTCGGTGCCCCAATGCGCGTCATGTCTGGCCCTGAACTTGCCACGGCCGTCTCCAGAGCTGGAGGTCTTGGATTTATCGGGCCCGGCGCGAAGACACAAGACACTGCAGCGGACCTTGCAGAAGCATCAACCCTAGTTCAGAAAGCGCCCGGTTCCAGCACTTTGTCCTCGAcacatcctcttcttcccgTCGGCGTGGGGTTCCAGCTCTGGAGTGATGACCTCCATATTGCTTCTACCGCAATAGAGAAGTTCAGGCCATGTGCAGTTTGGCTGTACGCCCCACGCCAGAATGATGAGTTTGATACCTGGTCGCGCAGGATCCGTGACGCGTCGCCGGAGACCCAGATATGGATACAAATCGGCACTTTAGAGGAAGCCAAAAACCTTCTCAAAGCCGCCGAACGCCCAGATGTGGTAGTTGTTCAAGGAGCAGAGTCGGGTGGCCACGGCCGGGCGAAGGACGGAATGGGTCTGATGGCGCTATTCCCAGAGATCGCAGATGCCATGTCACACACCTCCATTCCGCTCATTGCGGCTGGAGGAATTgcagatggtcgaggagtcGCTGCTGCGTTATGCCTAGGCGCCTCCGGTGTGGCGATGGGGACGAGATTTCTGGCAGCCCGCGAAACGCGTATTAGTCGGGGGTATCAGGACGAAGTTGTGCGTGCGTCAAACGGAGCAGTCTCTACGACGCGCACCTTGCTTTATAACCATCTTCGCGGGACAAGGGGGTGGCCCGAAGCATACAGTCCGCGAACCATCATCAACAAGTCCTTTTTGGAGCAACAGGAAGGAAAGTCATTCGAGGAACTGAAAAAACTGCATGATGAAGCCACCAAGGCTGGTGATCTTGGCTGGGGTCCGCAAGGAAGACTTGCAACCTATGCCGGCGCTGGAGTGGGACTGATCCATGAGGTTAAAGAGGCCGCAGATATTGTTTGTGATGTCCAACAGGATGCTCGGAGAAGAGCTCTATCGGCAAGCACTGCTATCTAA
- a CDS encoding uncharacterized protein (ID:PFLUO_001503-T1.cds;~source:funannotate), with amino-acid sequence MSALQTFMLVVDHDKDEAKRIAESVAQDVESKKTTLIEVVQSLVEYVNDEDPILRGKAVSYLAAVIRVLSPKYLSRQQIQVLTTFFCDRIEDGGAVAGLDTLQGLDRFNKELAVELAQAMFSNFQDLQSRSQSQRFQVYQLMNEVMSRHREALQEMGDTSLVGIVDLMTGEKDPRNLMIVFSILKVVMVEWDISNHVEKLLFDAVYNYFPITFRPPPNDPYGITAQDLKGRLQECISSTRYFAPHAIPALLDKLDSTSPNVKKDALNTLIACIHSYDPDTVSRYSITIWEVLKFEILNAQEEFLSEYSLEALKGIAQRLSVGVTEVSQDLPLAQYLRPIAKECNEQLQEPQHKQAKPAQQILGSVSAASAFALSLIVQAVVAPIFTIYQEADGIAKQRVLLETLSVLFESATKVFGEWTTRGGEIALENPLLEFKDQFSDILGQALMGSAKEEISFRVTALKAFLRLSTLRDFFQDNEVGLFVQYLDEILLKEESVGRDDLKRQAIAALAEISKHKPRLITDITFPALLATLPDQDEGSDSAYMPIFETLAQISVERDIFETLFRRLFSKLTILLQKEQPGSVAYPRDILVTLLYVMQQRKMDQDPSLDFYYDKVVVGLCRNAAAAATGNAKNRILNDASVLDTLGRLCNLLVRSISVQKQEQVAENVYSLFSSSEDFTPLPLTETTTADQERTIIISTFLLAGLSGDCSKRIPHTSPDMKALLSDVVRRSISDTTEPATHLAFLRHLALLTNKFLSKQDLNIAETLFDNLLSTQQALSPSTIRTIFWLSKALVLRLAPSTTHILTSLLSLLSSLDQQTSTIAARSFAIILGDDEVISATNGATIRLLAKQRVFATVVPLISSRIREVNVAGNNTGTESEAAHIKSAHLTALAGILSTIPASLVMPELPTLLPLLLQTLDLQSADSTAVRAATLDTLAVIIRDNGVGVIDECGHVKSLVTRLLKTTTRPEASTAENAFVNSPRLRVEALKCLFLLASQQPSTASVSPLLQVKTEVLRSLRRVLDDPKRDVRKAAVDARGAWLRGVDDASEDED; translated from the exons ATGTCGGCTCTGCAGACGTTTATGCTGGTGGTCGACCACGACAAGGACGAAGCCAAGCGCATTGCTGAGTCCGTCGCTCAAG ATGTCGAAAGCAAGAAGACGACGTTGATCGAGGTGGTTCAGTCCCTGGTCGAATACGTCAATGATGAAGACCCAATCTTGCGTGGTAAAGCGGTGTCCTATCTCGCTGCGGTCATCAGAGTCCTGTCGCCGAAATACCTTTCCAGACAACAGATCCAGGTCTTGACCACCTTCTTTTGTGATAGAattgaggatggaggggccGTGGCTGGGCTGGATACCCTGCAGGGTCTGGATCGGTTCAATAAGGAATTGGCTGTGGAGCTAGCACAGGC TATGTTCTCGAATTTCCAGGATTTGCAGTCTCGGTCCCAGTCGCAGCGGTTCCAGGTCTACCAATTGATGAACGAGGTCATGTCGAGACATCGGGAAG CACTGCAAGAAATGGGTGATACCTCGCTTGTGGGAATCGTGGATCTCATGACTGGAGAGAAAGACCCGCGCAACTTGATGATCGTGTTCTCCATCCTCAAAGTGGTCATGGTAGAGTGGGATATCTCGAACCATGTCGAG AAGCTCCTCTTTGACGCGGTGTATAATTACTTCCCGATTACATTCCGACCTCCCCCAAATGATCCCTATGGGATCACCGCGCAGGATTTGAAGGGCCGTCTCCAGGAATGCATTTCCTCGACCCGGTACTTTGCACCACACGCCATTCCGGCGTTGTTGGATAAGCTTGATTCCACTTCTCCCAATGTCAAG AAAGATGCTCTCAACACATTGATCGCCTGTATTCACTCGTATGATCCGGACACGGTGTCACGGTATTCAATCACTATTTGGGAGGTGCTCAAGTTTGAAATCCTCAACGCTCAGGAGGAGTTCCTGTCGGAGTATTCACTAGAGGCCTTGAAGGGCATTGCGCAGCGACTGTCCGTGGGAGTCACAGAGGTTTCTCAAGACCTGCCTCTGGCGCAGTATCTTCGGCCTATTGCGAAGGAATGCAATGAGCAATTGCAAGAGCCCCAGCATAAACAGGCGAAACCTGCCCAGCAGATTTTGGGTTCAGTGTCAGCTGCGTCTGCCTTTGCACTTTCTCTCATCGTCCAGGCTGTCGTTGCTCCGATCTTTACTATCTATCAAGAGGCTGATGGTATTGCAAAACAAAGAGTTCTTCTCGAAACCCTGTCTGTCTTGTTTGAGTCTGCCACCAAGGTGTTTGGCGAATGGACAACTCGCGGGGGGGAAATTGCCCTGGAAAACCCACTACTGGAGTTCAAAGACCAATTCTCAGATATTTTGGGCCAGGCATTGATGGGATCGGCAAAGGAAGAAATCTCTTTCCGAGTCACTGCACTGAAAGCGTTCCTGCGTCTATCGACGCTGCGCGATTTCTTCCAGGATAACGAGGTCGGACTATTCGTGCAGTATCTAGATGAGATTCTCTTAAAGGAAGAGTCTGTCGGCCGTGATGATTTAAAAAGGCAAGCCATTGCAGCTCTTGCCGAGATCTCAAAACATAAGCCCCGGCTCATAACGGACATTACGTTCCCTGCATTATTGGCAACTCTTCCGGATCAAGATGAAGGCTCCGATTCTGCATACATGCCGATTTTTGAGACACTGGCTCAGATCAGCGTGGAAAGAGACATCTTCGAGACACTGTTCCGTCGATTGTTCAGCAAGCTGACAATTCTGCTTCAGAAGGAGCAGCCTGGCTCTGTGGCATATCCGAGAGATATCCTGGTGACGCTGCTCTATGTCATGCAGCAAAGAAAGATGGACCAAGATCCAAGTCTTGATTTCTACTACGACAAGGTCGTTGTTGGCCTCTGCCGTaatgccgcagcagcagccactgGGAATGCCAAGAATCGGATTCTCAATGATGCCAGTGTACTTGACACGCTAGGACGACTGTGCAACCTCCTCGTGCGATCTATTTCGGTCCAGAAGCAGGAGCAAGTGGCCGAAAATGTGTACAgcctcttctcctcgtcggaaGACTTCACACCTCTTCCACTCACCGAAACTACAAccgccgaccaggaacgTACGATCATCATCTCAACTTTCCTTCTAGCTGGCTTGTCTGGAGACTGCAGCAAGCGCATTCCTCATACATCGCCAGACATGAAAGCGCTCTTGTCAGATGTGGTGCGCCGTTCTATTTCCGATACAACAGAGCCAGCTACCCACCTCGCCTTTCTCCGACACCTGGCCCTACTTACCAATAAGTTCCTGTCGAAGCAAGATCTGAACATCGCTGAGACGCTCTTCGACAATCTGCTTTCCACACAGCAAGCTCTAAGCCCCTCAACCATCCGCACGATCTTCTGGCTGTCTAAAGCCCTTGTCCTGCGTCTCGCACCCTCTACGACCCACATCCTGACCTcacttctttcccttctctcttcgCTTGACCAACAAACTAGTACGATTGCAGCCCGCAGCTTCGCTATCATTctcggcgacgacgaagtAATCTCAGCAACCAACGGTGCAACCATCCGCCTACTAGCCAAACAGCGCGTCTTCGCAACCGTGGTGCCTCTGATCTCCTCCCGTATCCGAGAAGTAAACGTCGCCGGCAACAATACCGGCACGGAATCTGAAGCAGCTCATATCAAATCGGCTCACCTGACCGCTCTCGCTGGTATTCTCTCCACCATACCAGCCTCCCTAGTCATGCCCGAGCTTCCTActctcctcccactgctcctCCAAACCCTCGATCTCCAATCCGCAGACTCAACCGCCGTCCGAGCAGCCACATTGGACACCctcgccgtcatcatccgTGACAATGGCGTTGGCGTGATAGACGAGTGCGGACATGTGAAAAGTCTCGTTACGAGGCTTTTGAAAACCACTACCCGCCCGGAAGCCAGCACTGCAGAAAATGCATTCGTCAACAGCCCACGTCTCCGCGTCGAGGCGCTTAAAtgtcttttccttcttgccTCACAGCAACCTAGCACCGCGTCTGTTTCGCCGCTTCTGCAGGTGAAGACTGAGGTGCTGCGCTCTCTGCGTCGTGTGTTAGATGATCCGAAGCGGGATGTGCGGAAGGCTGCTGTTGATGCTCGCGGTGCTTGGCTACGCGGCGTGGACGATGCgtccgaggatgaggattaG
- a CDS encoding uncharacterized protein (ID:PFLUO_001505-T1.cds;~source:funannotate), producing the protein MDRVLALLKKALGCARMMVLDCSPWHQVANVPFHVICVLLVMDTRSSLAMLPEAMQTLKLIASTYDTETMRDAWSAACLFVMLHQQRRKDDINIFSQALDMYHQEAQIESQQLESGPSAEEYSWLGALVADLPGLQRIDLDQFLNTDMITPSPLIGDDSVLGS; encoded by the coding sequence ATGGATCGGGTCCTGGCCTTACTAAAGAAAGCACTTGGGTGTGCACGTATGATGGTCCTCGATTGCTCGCCATGGCACCAGGTAGCGAACGTGCCATTCCATGTCATCTGTGTTCTCCTCGTGATGGACACCCGTTCATCGCTGGCAATGCTTCCTGAAGCCATGCAAACCTTGAAGCTTATTGCCTCCACCTACGATACGGAAACCATGAGGGATGCATGGAGTGCCGCCTGTCTATTCGTCATGCTTCACCAACAACGCAGAAAGGACGATATCAACATCTTCAGCCAGGCTCTCGACATGTACCACCAGGAAGCGCAGATTGAATCACAGCAGCTAGAGTCCGGCCCTAGTGCGGAAGAGTATTCTTGGCTTGGGGCCTTGGTCGCGGATTTGCCGGGCTTGCAAAGAATTGATCTTGACCAATTTCTCAATACTGACATGATCACGCCCTCTCCCCTCATAGGAGACGATTCTGTGCTAGGGTCGTGA
- a CDS encoding uncharacterized protein (ID:PFLUO_001502-T1.cds;~source:funannotate), whose product MRPDLIYTFALIASVSALWDFASAAAIRQHAEELYDQPIMDKIIPGLGKPQNDPNSQTYEPIVADVLPKTRGINIFARLTRDFEPISSRLNDASKNITVLAPRNSAIQALPRKPWENPEEYAKFGEVNAYEGQDGQDRAKRNLQRFVEAHLIPASPWKENEEVETLGGEKLKWTKQGDKIVIQPGNIEVDTVAEQVVNGEVWVLNGVINYPSEQGWTREL is encoded by the exons ATGAGACCCGATTTAATCTATACGTTTGCCCTCATCGCCTCTGTCTCTGCCCTGTGGGATTTCGCATCGGCTGCAGCTATTCGCCAACACGCCGAGGAACTCTACGACCAGCCCATCATGGACAAAATCATCCCTGGTCTTGGAAAGCCACAGAATGATCCAAACAGCCAAACATATGAGCCCATCGTGGCTGACGTCCTCCCCAAGACTCGGGGGATTAACATCTTTGCACGCCTGACCCGAGACTTCGAGCCTATCTCCTCGCGTCTGAACGACGCATCCAAGAATATCACAGTGCTCGCACCCCGCAATAGCGCCATCCAGGCACTGCCACGCAAGCCGTGGGAGAATCCAGAAGAATATGCAAAATTCGGCGAGGTGAATGCGTATGAAGGAcaggatggccaggatcGGGCCAAGCGGAATCTGCAGCGGTTTGTGGAGGCTCATCTCATCCCTGCTAGTCCGTGGAAGGAGAATGAGGAGGTGGAGACTTTAGGAGGAGAGAAGTTGAAGTGGACGAAGCAAGGGGATAAGATTGTG ATTCAACCTGGGAATATTGAAGTCGATACCGTTGCCGAACAAGTGGTCAACGGCGAAGTGTGGGTTCTGAATGGAGTGATCAATTATCCATCTGAGCAAGGGTGGACTCGTGAGCTATGA
- a CDS encoding uncharacterized protein (ID:PFLUO_001508-T1.cds;~source:funannotate) produces the protein MSSTATVEPTAAVSALNTGTACDGQVRRRLHQIPRPATKDAERRWLLEQMAGAFRIFAKLGFADGASGHISLRDPVDPKTFWINPYGIHFGLLKVSDMVRVDEEGDRVGGALKPVNTAGFIIHSAIHQSRPDINAACHMHSPYGRAWSTFGRGIDMLNQDSCMFHDDLSVYPAFGGVVFAKEEGQRIADTLGPKHRNLIMQNHGLLTAGETVAEAAAFYIALERACHAQLLVEAATAPGSIGSAGGLGKTIVDEETAAYTKRGTGTPEAMYMQFDPEYQLILEETGGRFLR, from the exons ATGTCATCCACTGCCACGGTCGAACCCACCGCGGCCGTTTCCGCTCTCAACACAGGAACCGCATGCGACGGGCAAGTGAGACGACGGCTACACCAGATTCCCCGTCCCGCTACCAAAGATGCCGAGCGAAGATGGCTTCTGGAGCAGATGGCGGGCGCGTTTCGCATCTTTGCCAAGCTAGGTTTTGCAGATGGCGCTTCTGGGCACATTAGTCTTCGGG ATCCCGTCGATCCAAAGACCTTTTGGATCAACCCCTATGGCATTCACTTCGGTCTTTTAAAGGTGTCCGACATGGTCCGGGTCGATGAGGAAGGGGACAGGGTAGGCGGTGCGTTGAAGCCTGTCAACACGGCGGGCTTCATCATACACTCTGCTATTCATCAGAGTCGACCCGATATCAATGCCGCTTGTCATATGCATAGCCCGTACGGAAGGGCCTGGAGTACCTTTGGCAGAGGGATTGATATGCTGAATCAGG ATTCATGTATGTTCCACGACGACCTCTCGGTATACCCAGCCTTCGGTGGTGTGGTCTTCGCAAAGGAGGAAGGGCAGCGCATTGCTGATACGCTGGGGCCCAAGCACAGGAATTTAATCATGCAGAATCATGGCCTCCTCACGGCTGGTGAGACGGTGGCTGAGGCGGCAGCGTTTTACATTGCGTTGGAGAGAGCATGTCACGCACAGCTTCTGGTAGAAGCAGCTACAGCGCCGGGGTCTATAGGCAGTGCCGGTGGGTTAGGGAAGACTAttgtggatgaggagactGCGGCATATACCAAGAGAGGAACGGGAACGCCGGAGGCTATGTATATGCAGTTTGATCCTGAGTACCAGTTGATTCTCGAGGAGACCGGTGGGCGATTCCTGAGGTGA
- a CDS encoding uncharacterized protein (ID:PFLUO_001507-T1.cds;~source:funannotate), translating into MKRWRNVWHCCRSLSNASVHDFAILEYRDTIGGRAWHLPFGQDKDGKPYIVEMGCNWVQGISSPDGPQNPVWTLAEDYHLKTHYSDYSNFSTFNEKGYCDYKNLQNAYDKAYDIANKEAGVILTQNLQDQTAQTGLAMGGWFPDKHDMEAQAIEWWNWDFEDNYNPLESSLVFGVAGNNLTENVFSDHDNFVFDQRGFNAIIKGMASTFLEKNDPRLHLNTQITDISYSEDGVTIHNKDGSCVTAAYAICTFSLGVLQRSVLHQDAVKFTPALPEWKQTAIQKFAMGTYTKIFMQFPETWWPTNTQYFLYADPGLRGWYPIFQSLSMPDFLPGSNIMFVTVTNEFAWRVEKQSDEQTQKEVMEVLRKMWPDIDIPEPTSFLYPRWSMEPWAYGSYSNWPPATTLEEHENLRANTDRLWFAGEATSPTYFGFLHGAWFEGRDAGRNIAANLQHRCVDGNSTKLRECGPRKHYDVLHGTSPLADYTAVNGWTANSFYDSNTD; encoded by the exons ATGAAGCGGTGGAGGAATGTCTGGCATTGCTGCCGCT CACTTTCCAATGCTTCGGTGCATGACTTTGCCATCCTCGAATACCGAGATACCATCGGTGGTCGGGCTTGGCATTTACCCTTTGGCCAGGACAAGGACGGCAAGCCCTACATCGTTGAGATGGGTTGCAACTGG GTGCAAGGAATTAGCAGTCCTGATGGTCCTCAGAATCCCGTTTGGACTTTG GCCGAGGACTATCACCTGAAGACCCATTACTCCGACTACAGCAATTTCTCCACGTTCAATGAGAAGGGGTACTGCGACTATAAGAACCTGCAGAATGCTTATGACAAGGCCTATGATATTGCCAACAAGGAAGCCGGTGTCATCCTCACCCAGAATCTCCAAGATCAAACTGCTCAGACTGGACTTGCCATGGGCGGCTGGTTTCCCGACAAGCACGATATGGAGGCACAAGCTATTGAATGGTGGAACTGGG ATTTCGAGGACAACTACAACCCACTGGAGAGCTCTCTCGTGTTCGGCGTTGCAGGCAATAACTTGACCGAGAATGTGTTCAGCGATCACGACAACTTCGTCTTTGATCAGCGCGGCTTCAACGCTATTATCAAGGGCATGGCCTCGACATTCCTGGAAAAGAACGACCCGCGTCTCCATCTGAATACCCAGATCACGGACATTTCGTATTCAGAGGACGGCGTTACTATCCACAATAAGGATGGGAGCTGTGTGACTGCTGCGTATGCCATTTGCACTTTCTCGCTGGGTGTCCTGCAGAGAAGTGTCTTGCACCAAGATGCCGTCAAGTTCACGCCTGCTCTGCCCGAGTGGAAGCAGACTGCCATCCAGAAATTCGCCATGGGAACCTACACCAAGATCTTCATGCAGTTCCCCGAAACCTGGTGGCCTACGAACACGCAATATTTCCTCTATGCCGACCCCGGCCTTCGGGGCTGGTACCCTATTTTCCAGTCTCTATCCATGCCCGACTTCCTGCCCGGATCAAATATCATGTTTGTGACCGTGACGAACGAGTTCGCCTGGCGGGTGGAGAAGCAGTCAGATGAGCAAACACAGAAGGAAGTCATGGAGGTTCTTCGCAAGATGTGGCCTGATATTGACATTCCCGAGCCGACTTCCTTCCTGTATCCCCGCTGGTCCATGGAACCCTGGGCCTACGGCAGCTACTCCAACTGGCCACCAGCTACCACGCTGGAGGAGCACGAGAACCTGCGCGCTAACACTGACCGACTCTGGTTCGCGGGCGAGGCCACCAGCCCTACGTATTTTGGATTCCTGCACGGCGCCTGGTTTGAGGGCCGGGATGCCGGCCGGAATATTGCTGCCAACCTACAGCACCGCTGTGTGGATGGTAACTCGACGAAGCTGAGGGAATGCGGTCCGAGGAAACACTACGATGTCCTGCATGGAACTTCTCCGCTGGCTGACTATACGGCTGTGAATGGGTGGACTGCAAATAGCTTTTATGATAGCAATACTGATTAG
- a CDS encoding uncharacterized protein (ID:PFLUO_001501-T1.cds;~source:funannotate): protein MAVQGVEQSILRDPALFYWILFPISIVMVRVTPFVHFSYPRKAYSKKILTGILRHYATVLMNSPPKPASTLAESRERLALLRGVNLRNHGAAVLDRESFEMRKNYIISGFRNGAFLKDPENRGGPPANPMTDPAGMEAMMGMMKGNMMMMIPQTLIMSWINAFFSGFVILKLPFPLTIRFKSMLQSGVMTRDLDVRWVSSLSWYFLNLFGLQSVFGFILGSDNAANHMSQQMGMANPAAMVNPLQPGQDPDKLYQNEAENLEVTEHFCILEGVEERVLRNFAPEVN from the exons ATGGCTGTTCAAGGTGTCGAGCAGTCCATCCTTCGGGATCCAGCTCTCTT CTACTGGATCCTGTTCCCCATCTCCATTGTCATGGTGCGTGTCACCCCATTTGTCCATTTCAGTTACCCTCGGAAAGCTTACTCCAAAAAGATACTGACAGGAATCCTCCGCCACTATGCCACTGTCCTGATGAACTCACCTCCGAAACCCGCCTCGACGCTAGCCGAGTCGCGCGAACGACTCGCTCTCCTCCGTGGTGTGAACCTGCGCAACCACGGCGCCGCAGTGCTCGACCGGGAATCCTTCGAGATGCGCAAGAACTACATAATCTCGGGCTTCCGTAACGGCGCGTTCCTGAAGGACCCCGAAAACCGCGGTGGACCACCCGCCAACCCCATGACAGATCCCGCGGGCAtggaggccatgatgggcatgatgAAGGGAAatatgatgatgatgatcccGCAGACCCTGATCATGAGCTGGATCAATGCTTTCTTCTCCGGATTTGTGATCC TGAAATTGCCCTTCCCGCTTACCATCCGCTTCAAGTCGATGCTGCAGTCTGGTGTCATGACTCGGGACCTTGATGTCAGATGGGTGTCGAGTCTGTCTTGGTACTTCCTCAATTTGTTCGGCCTGCAGTCGGTGTTTGGATTCATTCTGGGCAGTGATAATG CTGCCAACCACATGTCCCAGCAGATGGGCATGGCCAACCCGGCTGCCATGGTGAATCCTCTGCAGCCCGGCCAGGACCCGGACAAGCTGTACCAGAACGAAGCGGAGAACCTCGAGGTGACGGAACATTTCTGTATTCTGGAGGGGGTGGAAGAGCGCGTGCTGCGCAACTTTGCCCCGGAGGTGAATTGA